Proteins encoded by one window of Winogradskyella sp. PG-2:
- a CDS encoding peptidylprolyl isomerase: protein MRIKFKFLFVVLLALNFCFSQDKDAVLLKVDGTPIMSSEFLRVYNKNLDLVKDESQKDIDGYLKLFTEYQLKLKEARRLKLDEDVKYQREFLNYKKQLTKNYLSENKVTADLVKEAYDRSNIDIKASHVLVRLDETATDTTAAYNKVLTLRDRVLKEGFDKVKAEMHDGSNIFLEDLGYFSAFKMVYDFENAAYNTPKGEISMPFRTKFGFHVVNILENRASRGTITAAHIMINSKQPDSLLDPEQRIKDIYKKLTQGESFEALAKQFSDDKSSAKNGGKLTPFKSGQLSSEIFENTAFNLENNGDVSAPFESAFGWHIIKRLGHKPVEDFKDVKASLETRVKRDSRSKLINAAMVDELKDRYRILYNDEAKPYFESLVNAEFFKRAWGLPEDLQKDNVVFSINNRSFTYADFARQLLSAQRLLVGKNKPAPLVIDKEFNDFFEKSILRYREDNLELENKDFANILQEYRDGLLLFDLMEKEVWNKASKDTTGLEAYYDKHKSNYQWQDRVDVVIASSADKSNMKKILKMMKKGNSEDEITKTLNTENKQNVIFTKGIFDAKDPKLPANFVMKNGVSKVYQHNEAFHVINVKSILPAGNKTLDEARGSVINDYQTEIEANWINDLQDRFSVEVNQKTLKAIKTKIGN from the coding sequence ATGCGTATTAAATTTAAATTTTTGTTTGTAGTGTTGTTAGCACTAAATTTTTGTTTTTCTCAAGATAAAGATGCTGTGCTTCTAAAGGTTGATGGGACTCCTATAATGTCTTCTGAGTTTTTACGTGTTTACAACAAAAACTTAGATTTGGTAAAAGATGAAAGCCAGAAAGATATTGATGGTTATTTAAAACTATTCACTGAATACCAATTAAAACTAAAAGAAGCGAGACGCTTAAAATTAGACGAAGACGTAAAATACCAACGTGAGTTTTTAAACTATAAAAAACAATTGACTAAAAATTATCTATCAGAAAACAAAGTAACAGCAGATTTAGTAAAAGAAGCTTATGATCGAAGTAATATAGATATAAAAGCATCTCATGTTTTAGTTCGTTTAGACGAAACAGCTACAGATACTACAGCAGCTTACAATAAGGTTTTGACCTTAAGAGATCGTGTTTTAAAGGAAGGTTTTGATAAGGTAAAAGCAGAAATGCACGATGGTAGCAACATTTTTTTAGAAGACTTGGGTTATTTTTCTGCATTTAAAATGGTTTACGATTTTGAAAATGCTGCTTATAACACTCCAAAAGGGGAAATCTCGATGCCTTTTAGAACAAAGTTTGGATTCCATGTTGTAAATATTTTAGAAAACCGTGCTTCTAGAGGAACTATAACAGCGGCTCATATTATGATAAATTCTAAGCAGCCAGATTCTCTATTAGATCCAGAACAACGAATTAAAGATATTTATAAAAAACTAACCCAAGGAGAAAGCTTTGAAGCTTTAGCAAAGCAGTTTTCAGATGATAAAAGTTCTGCTAAAAATGGAGGAAAGCTAACACCTTTCAAGAGTGGGCAATTGAGTTCAGAAATATTTGAGAATACAGCTTTTAATCTTGAAAATAATGGTGATGTTAGTGCACCTTTTGAAAGTGCTTTTGGGTGGCACATAATAAAACGTTTAGGTCATAAACCTGTAGAAGATTTTAAAGATGTTAAGGCATCTTTAGAAACTAGAGTAAAACGCGATTCTCGTTCTAAACTGATTAATGCAGCAATGGTTGATGAGCTTAAAGATCGTTACCGAATTCTATATAATGATGAAGCTAAACCTTACTTTGAATCTTTGGTTAATGCTGAATTTTTTAAACGTGCTTGGGGATTACCAGAAGATTTACAGAAAGACAATGTTGTTTTTTCTATAAATAACAGATCATTTACTTATGCAGATTTTGCTCGTCAATTGTTATCTGCTCAACGTCTTTTAGTAGGTAAAAACAAACCAGCTCCATTAGTCATAGATAAAGAATTTAATGATTTTTTTGAAAAATCAATTCTTCGTTACAGAGAAGATAATTTGGAATTAGAGAATAAAGATTTTGCAAACATTCTTCAAGAGTATAGAGATGGACTTTTGTTATTTGATTTAATGGAGAAAGAAGTATGGAATAAAGCATCTAAAGATACAACAGGATTAGAAGCGTATTACGATAAGCATAAGTCTAATTATCAATGGCAAGATAGAGTTGATGTTGTAATAGCATCTTCAGCAGACAAATCCAATATGAAGAAGATTCTTAAGATGATGAAGAAAGGAAATTCTGAAGATGAGATTACTAAAACTTTGAATACAGAAAACAAGCAAAACGTCATATTTACAAAAGGGATTTTTGATGCTAAGGATCCAAAGTTACCAGCTAATTTTGTGATGAAAAATGGTGTGTCAAAAGTGTATCAGCATAACGAAGCATTTCACGTTATAAATGTGAAATCTATTTTGCCAGCAGGTAATAAAACTTTGGATGAAGCTAGAGGAAGTGTTATTAATGATTATCAAACTGAAATAGAGGCCAATTGGATTAATGATCTTCAAGACCGTTTTAGTGTTGAGGTTAACCAAAAGACATTAAAAGCTATAAAAACTAAAATCGGAAACTAG
- a CDS encoding heme-binding domain-containing protein has translation MMKIFEKILIVLLIALILIQFYRPEKNNAENRDVAVFESQTEMPAKVKAVFSSKCYDCHSNKTTYPWYSEVAPVSFFIADHVEEGIEHFNVSQWESYSIKKKDHKLDELIEEIEANEMPLKSYNLLHGGITESEKVALIAWARKVRKTYNIN, from the coding sequence ATGATGAAAATATTTGAAAAAATACTCATAGTATTATTAATCGCATTAATTCTAATTCAATTCTATAGACCAGAGAAGAATAATGCTGAAAATAGAGATGTCGCGGTATTTGAGTCTCAGACCGAGATGCCTGCTAAAGTAAAGGCTGTTTTTAGTAGTAAGTGCTACGACTGTCACAGTAATAAAACGACTTACCCTTGGTACTCAGAAGTAGCACCAGTATCTTTTTTTATTGCAGATCATGTTGAAGAAGGTATTGAGCATTTTAACGTATCTCAATGGGAAAGCTATAGCATTAAGAAAAAAGACCACAAATTAGATGAGCTTATAGAGGAAATTGAAGCCAATGAAATGCCATTAAAATCTTATAATTTGTTACATGGAGGTATCACTGAATCTGAAAAAGTGGCTTTAATAGCTTGGGCCAGAAAAGTTAGAAAAACTTATAATATAAATTAA
- a CDS encoding lycopene cyclase family protein, translating to MVNYDYIILGAGASGLTLAYRMSQDVFFDDKSILIMDKVKDKGNDRTWCFWEDGEGEWDALLTKTWPNIFFGSSAYSSNINISPYAYKMIRSEAYYNSLWMAINSKSNITFVEDTVDSFSELKSGVQVNTINGTYNCAKLFNSLLKTEVYEGQKEYPVIQQHFLGWFVKTSKDTFDDSVATFMDFTVPQNGNTRFMYVLPIDKRTALFEYTLFSKELLKDVDYENSIISYLNKKNISDIQIIEKEKGSIPMTSFKFSKLNSKHILNIGTAGGWTKASTGYTFRNTSKKTKKLVNFLKQESDLSKFHKKTKFWFYDLIFLDVLAKHNEEGSALFSSMFRKGNVKTIFKFLDEESTLSEDLKIILSVPPKRFIQSFFKRLF from the coding sequence ATGGTAAATTACGACTACATCATTTTAGGTGCAGGAGCTTCAGGCTTAACATTAGCATATCGCATGTCTCAAGATGTTTTCTTTGATGATAAATCTATTTTAATAATGGATAAAGTAAAGGATAAAGGCAATGACAGAACCTGGTGTTTTTGGGAAGATGGAGAAGGTGAGTGGGATGCTTTATTAACCAAAACATGGCCAAATATTTTTTTTGGTAGTTCTGCTTATTCTAGTAACATAAATATTTCACCATACGCATACAAAATGATTAGAAGCGAAGCCTATTATAATTCACTTTGGATGGCTATTAATTCTAAATCTAATATCACTTTTGTAGAAGATACTGTAGATAGTTTTTCAGAATTAAAAAGTGGTGTTCAAGTAAATACTATAAATGGTACTTATAATTGTGCTAAACTTTTTAATAGTTTACTTAAGACAGAGGTTTATGAAGGCCAAAAAGAGTATCCTGTTATTCAGCAACATTTTCTGGGTTGGTTTGTAAAAACTAGCAAAGATACTTTTGACGATTCTGTAGCTACATTTATGGATTTCACTGTACCTCAAAACGGAAATACACGTTTTATGTATGTTTTGCCAATTGATAAGAGAACTGCTTTGTTTGAGTACACTTTATTTTCAAAAGAGTTATTGAAAGATGTTGACTATGAGAATTCTATAATAAGTTATTTAAATAAGAAAAACATATCTGATATTCAGATTATTGAAAAAGAGAAAGGGTCAATACCAATGACATCCTTTAAGTTTTCAAAATTAAACTCTAAGCATATTTTAAATATTGGTACAGCAGGAGGATGGACCAAAGCAAGTACTGGTTATACCTTTAGGAATACATCTAAAAAGACAAAAAAATTAGTCAATTTTTTAAAGCAAGAAAGTGACTTATCTAAGTTTCATAAGAAAACGAAGTTTTGGTTTTATGATTTAATATTTTTAGATGTTTTAGCCAAGCATAATGAAGAAGGGTCTGCACTGTTCTCATCTATGTTTAGAAAAGGTAATGTGAAAACTATTTTTAAATTTTTAGACGAAGAATCTACGTTGTCGGAAGATTTAAAGATTATCCTATCTGTACCACCAAAGCGATTTATTCAGTCATTTTTTAAACGTTTATTCTAA
- a CDS encoding SRPBCC family protein — MKYKTEILIKKPIQEVIHKMDSADNMKHWQEGLVGAEHISGLPGQLGAKMKLTYDFGQRKMELIETITKQNFPREFHATYSTKGVRNIQQNYFESTANGHTKWIGENEFQPTNFMMNAMLFLMPKAFKKQTKTYMINFKNFVEQGISVANA, encoded by the coding sequence ATGAAATATAAAACGGAAATCCTCATAAAGAAGCCAATCCAAGAAGTGATACACAAAATGGATTCTGCCGATAACATGAAACATTGGCAAGAAGGCTTAGTTGGTGCTGAGCATATTTCTGGTTTACCTGGTCAATTAGGTGCTAAAATGAAGTTAACTTATGATTTTGGTCAGCGTAAAATGGAACTAATAGAAACCATTACAAAACAGAATTTTCCTCGTGAATTCCATGCTACATATTCTACTAAGGGAGTTCGCAATATTCAGCAAAATTATTTTGAAAGCACTGCTAATGGTCATACTAAATGGATTGGAGAAAACGAATTTCAGCCTACTAATTTTATGATGAATGCAATGTTGTTTTTAATGCCTAAAGCATTTAAAAAACAAACAAAAACCTATATGATAAACTTCAAAAACTTTGTAGAACAGGGAATTTCAGTAGCCAATGCGTAA
- the guaB gene encoding IMP dehydrogenase, whose product MKAHENKILGEGLTYDDVLLVPAFSEVLPREVNIQTKFTRNITINIPVVSAAMDTVTESKMAIAMAQEGGIGVLHKNMTIEAQARKVRRVKRAESGMILDPVTLPMDAVVADAKNAMREHSIGGIPIVDENKILKGIVTNRDLRFEHQNDRPIVEVMTGDNLVTAPKGTSLKDAEAILQANKIEKLLILEGDKLAGLITFRDITKVTQKPNANKDSYGRLRVAAAIGVTGDAVDRAAALVKAGVDAVVIDTAHGHTVGVVTILKSVKQQFPNLDVIVGNIATGEAAKYLVEAGADAVKVGIGPGSICTTRVVAGVGFPQFSAVLEVAAAIKGSGVPVIADGGIRYTGDIPKAIAAGADTVMLGSLLAGTKESPGETIIYEGRKFKSYRGMGSVEAMKQGSKDRYFQDVEDDIKKLVPEGIVGRVPYKGELYESIHQFIGGLRAGMGYCGAKDIETLKENGRFVKITASGINESHPHDVTITKEAPNYSR is encoded by the coding sequence ATGAAAGCACACGAAAATAAAATCTTAGGGGAAGGACTCACTTACGATGACGTCCTATTAGTTCCAGCATTTTCAGAAGTTCTTCCACGCGAAGTCAATATTCAAACAAAATTCACAAGAAATATTACTATTAATATTCCTGTGGTTTCGGCTGCTATGGATACAGTTACCGAAAGTAAAATGGCAATTGCTATGGCGCAAGAAGGTGGTATTGGTGTACTGCACAAAAATATGACGATTGAAGCGCAAGCCAGAAAGGTTCGTCGTGTAAAACGTGCCGAAAGCGGAATGATTTTGGATCCTGTAACCTTACCAATGGATGCTGTTGTTGCTGATGCTAAAAATGCAATGCGAGAGCACAGTATTGGAGGTATTCCAATAGTTGATGAAAATAAGATTTTAAAAGGTATTGTTACTAATAGAGATTTACGTTTTGAACATCAAAACGATAGACCAATTGTTGAGGTAATGACTGGTGATAACCTTGTCACTGCGCCAAAAGGAACGTCATTAAAAGATGCTGAAGCGATTCTACAAGCTAATAAAATTGAAAAATTACTCATTTTAGAAGGAGATAAACTTGCAGGATTAATCACTTTTAGAGACATTACTAAAGTGACTCAGAAACCAAATGCAAATAAAGATAGCTACGGAAGATTACGCGTTGCAGCTGCAATTGGTGTTACAGGCGATGCTGTAGATAGAGCAGCAGCTTTAGTAAAAGCGGGAGTTGATGCTGTTGTTATTGATACAGCACATGGTCATACCGTTGGTGTAGTAACGATATTAAAATCAGTAAAACAACAATTCCCAAATTTAGACGTCATTGTAGGAAACATTGCAACAGGCGAAGCTGCTAAATATTTGGTAGAAGCTGGCGCAGATGCTGTTAAAGTTGGTATTGGTCCAGGGTCAATTTGTACAACACGAGTTGTTGCTGGTGTTGGTTTTCCTCAGTTTTCTGCAGTACTAGAAGTGGCCGCTGCTATAAAAGGTTCTGGAGTTCCGGTAATTGCTGATGGTGGGATTCGCTATACTGGTGATATTCCAAAAGCTATTGCTGCAGGTGCAGATACTGTAATGTTAGGTTCGCTTTTAGCAGGAACAAAAGAGAGTCCTGGTGAAACGATTATATACGAAGGACGTAAGTTTAAATCCTACAGAGGTATGGGTTCTGTTGAAGCTATGAAACAAGGAAGTAAAGATCGTTATTTCCAAGATGTAGAAGATGATATTAAAAAACTAGTACCTGAGGGTATAGTTGGTCGTGTGCCATATAAAGGTGAATTATATGAAAGTATTCATCAATTTATCGGAGGACTTAGAGCTGGTATGGGCTACTGTGGTGCAAAAGATATTGAAACATTAAAGGAAAATGGTCGCTTTGTAAAGATAACAGCAAGTGGTATTAATGAAAGTCATCCACATGATGTGACTATTACTAAAGAAGCTCCTAATTATTCTAGGTAG
- a CDS encoding peptidylprolyl isomerase: MILQKMPLQTINFKSITKTILLICFISFNFSNAQEIIDDEKPQLEKTQDTIIKESRIKADGVAAVVGEFIILESDLDREIAQLEAQGADLEGITRCELFGSLLEGKLYAHQAIQDSVIVNELYIQSLVDQQIQGILAQTKGDMAGMLKFYKKDSEQALRDEMYEINKNGYLAQEMQKKVTEEIEVTPEEVRQFFNDIPKEERPTFGTELKLAQIVVIPEVTKEAKQAVVDKLKGFKTDIEENGSSFTTKVLFYTDDTTSKSTGGKYTLNRKRPRMVKEFRDVAFSLQEGEISEPFETEFGYHIILLEKIRGQEYDVRHILLRPELTQDAVKKAEDEIKEVRAKIADGTLTFAEAAREFSDEKETKYEGGQLVNPTTQDFNFELTRMEPELYSQIQDLKDGEISPVLQDEDRINRIKFKILTVTDRIDDHEADFSRDYLKIKELALQDKQIKAIEKWQRETIIDTYVKINGEYRGCEFQSNWLKNQ, encoded by the coding sequence ATGATATTACAAAAGATGCCATTACAAACAATCAATTTCAAATCTATAACTAAAACAATCTTATTGATTTGTTTTATTTCATTCAATTTTTCTAACGCTCAAGAAATTATTGATGATGAAAAACCACAATTAGAAAAAACACAAGATACTATAATTAAAGAATCGCGTATCAAAGCAGATGGAGTAGCTGCTGTAGTTGGTGAATTTATAATTTTAGAATCGGACTTAGATAGAGAAATAGCGCAGTTGGAAGCTCAAGGTGCAGATTTAGAAGGTATAACACGTTGCGAGCTTTTTGGTAGTTTGTTAGAAGGAAAATTATATGCACATCAAGCAATACAAGATAGTGTTATAGTTAATGAGTTATATATTCAATCACTCGTAGATCAACAGATTCAAGGAATTTTAGCACAGACCAAAGGAGATATGGCTGGCATGCTTAAATTCTACAAAAAAGATTCTGAACAAGCATTAAGAGATGAAATGTATGAAATTAACAAGAATGGATATTTAGCTCAAGAAATGCAGAAGAAAGTTACTGAAGAAATTGAAGTAACTCCAGAAGAGGTAAGACAGTTTTTTAATGATATACCAAAAGAAGAGCGCCCAACTTTTGGTACTGAACTTAAGTTGGCTCAAATTGTTGTTATACCAGAAGTTACAAAAGAAGCAAAGCAAGCTGTAGTTGATAAGTTAAAAGGGTTTAAAACAGACATCGAAGAAAATGGATCTAGTTTTACAACTAAAGTATTATTCTACACAGATGATACGACTTCTAAATCTACAGGAGGAAAGTATACGCTTAATAGAAAACGTCCTAGGATGGTAAAAGAATTTAGAGATGTCGCATTTTCATTACAAGAAGGCGAAATTTCAGAACCTTTTGAGACCGAGTTTGGATACCATATTATTTTGCTAGAAAAAATTAGAGGGCAAGAATATGATGTTAGACACATATTATTACGACCAGAACTAACTCAAGATGCTGTAAAAAAGGCTGAAGATGAAATTAAAGAAGTAAGAGCTAAAATAGCTGATGGTACTTTAACTTTTGCTGAAGCTGCTAGAGAATTCAGTGATGAAAAAGAAACAAAGTATGAAGGTGGTCAGTTAGTTAATCCTACAACTCAAGATTTTAATTTTGAATTGACAAGAATGGAACCAGAGTTATATTCTCAAATTCAAGATTTAAAGGATGGTGAGATAAGCCCTGTCTTACAAGATGAAGATCGTATAAATAGAATAAAATTTAAGATTTTAACCGTTACAGATAGAATAGATGATCACGAAGCAGACTTTTCAAGGGATTATTTAAAAATTAAAGAATTAGCTTTACAAGACAAGCAAATTAAGGCTATTGAAAAATGGCAAAGAGAAACAATAATAGATACTTACGTTAAGATTAATGGTGAGTATAGAGGTTGTGAATTTCAAAGTAACTGGTTAAAAAATCAATAG
- a CDS encoding AAA family ATPase — protein MSDVAKIENFVKKFTALKQEIAKVIIGQDDVVNQILISIFSGGHSLLIGVPGLAKTLMVNTIAQALGLDFKRIQFTPDLMPSDILGSEILDENRQFKFIKGPIFANIILADEINRTPPKTQAALLEAMQERAVTVAGHQYKLSLPYFVLATQNPIEQEGTYPLPEAQLDRFMFAINLEYPSFQEEVDVVKATTTDITQTVNALFTAQEIIDFQNVIRRIPVADNVVEYAVSLVSKTRPKADTAADIVKEFVDWGAGPRASQNLILAAKTHAASHGKFSPDIENIQAIATGILRHRIIKNYKAEAEGVTDEKIIESLF, from the coding sequence ATGTCTGACGTTGCTAAAATTGAAAACTTTGTAAAGAAATTCACAGCGCTTAAACAAGAAATTGCTAAAGTAATTATTGGACAAGATGATGTGGTTAATCAGATATTGATTTCGATCTTTTCGGGTGGACACTCTTTATTAATCGGAGTACCAGGTTTAGCAAAAACCTTAATGGTAAATACAATTGCTCAAGCTTTAGGATTAGACTTTAAGCGTATTCAATTTACACCAGATTTAATGCCAAGTGATATATTAGGTAGTGAAATCTTAGATGAAAACCGTCAGTTTAAATTTATTAAAGGTCCCATCTTTGCTAATATCATTTTGGCGGATGAGATTAATAGAACACCACCAAAAACTCAAGCTGCTTTATTAGAAGCTATGCAAGAGCGTGCTGTTACTGTTGCAGGTCATCAATATAAGTTAAGCTTACCTTATTTTGTGTTAGCTACTCAAAATCCAATTGAGCAAGAAGGAACTTATCCTTTACCAGAAGCCCAATTAGACCGTTTTATGTTTGCTATTAACTTAGAATATCCATCCTTTCAGGAAGAGGTCGATGTTGTAAAAGCAACAACAACAGATATTACACAAACTGTAAACGCATTATTTACGGCACAAGAGATTATAGATTTTCAGAATGTTATTCGTCGTATTCCAGTTGCGGATAATGTTGTTGAATATGCAGTATCCTTAGTCAGCAAAACAAGACCTAAAGCGGATACAGCCGCAGATATTGTAAAAGAATTTGTGGATTGGGGAGCAGGACCAAGAGCGTCTCAGAATTTAATTTTGGCTGCTAAAACTCATGCTGCATCACATGGAAAGTTTTCTCCAGATATAGAAAATATTCAAGCTATAGCTACAGGCATTCTAAGACATAGAATCATTAAAAACTACAAAGCAGAAGCAGAAGGTGTTACCGATGAAAAGATTATTGAGAGTTTATTTTAA
- a CDS encoding aconitate hydratase, which yields MAFDIDMIKKVYANMTERVDAARDIVGKPLTLSEKILYAHLWDGKPNKAFTRGKDYVDFAPDRVACQDATAQMALLQFMQAGKPKVAVPTTVHCDHLIQAKEGAATDLKNANNTSSEVFNFLESVSNKYGIGFWKPGAGIIHQVVLENYAFPGGMMIGTDSHTVNAGGLGMVAIGVGGADAVDVMAGMAWELKFPKLIGVRLTGKLSGWTAPKDVILKVAEILTAKGGTGAIVEYFGPGATSMSCTGKGTICNMGAEIGATTSTFGYDDSMERYLRATERADVADEANKIRPYLTADDAVYENPEQYFDQVIDINLSELGPLLNGPFTPDLSTSVGKDMTEKAKANDWPIQVEWGLIGSCTNSSYEDLSRASSIAQQALDKGLKMKAELGINPGSEQVRYTAERDGILGIFENLDAKIFTNACGPCIGQWARYNDPKNAPKNSIVHSFNRNFAKRADGNPNTHAFVASPELTAAIAVAGRLDFNPLKDKLINENGEEVMFDEPTGWELPPKGFDVKDNGYLEPLEDGSGVVVSVSPTSERLQLLEPFTPIGDSITGAKLLIKAFGKCTTDHISMAGPWLRYRGHLDNIANNTLIGAVNAFGKKTNFVKNQLTGEFGGVPDTARAYKAAGIRSIVVGDHNYGEGSSREHAAMQPRQLGVAAVIVKSFARIHETNLKKQGVLGLTFANEADYNLIQEDDTFNFLDLNEFAPDKQLNLEAVHADGSKDVIVLNHTYNDAQIEWYNEGSALNLIKKENA from the coding sequence ATGGCTTTTGACATTGATATGATTAAAAAGGTTTATGCTAACATGACTGAGCGCGTTGATGCAGCTAGAGACATTGTAGGAAAACCATTAACACTTTCAGAAAAAATATTATACGCTCATTTATGGGATGGTAAACCTAATAAAGCCTTTACAAGAGGTAAAGATTATGTAGATTTTGCGCCAGATCGTGTAGCATGTCAAGATGCTACAGCACAAATGGCATTATTACAATTTATGCAAGCGGGTAAGCCTAAAGTTGCAGTGCCAACTACTGTGCATTGTGATCACTTGATTCAAGCAAAAGAAGGTGCGGCAACCGATTTAAAAAATGCCAATAATACAAGTAGTGAGGTTTTTAATTTCCTAGAATCAGTTTCTAATAAGTATGGAATAGGTTTTTGGAAACCTGGTGCAGGTATTATTCACCAAGTTGTATTAGAAAATTATGCATTTCCTGGAGGAATGATGATAGGTACAGATTCTCATACAGTTAATGCTGGTGGGTTAGGAATGGTAGCTATTGGTGTTGGTGGAGCTGATGCTGTAGATGTTATGGCAGGAATGGCATGGGAGCTTAAGTTTCCAAAGTTAATTGGTGTAAGATTAACAGGTAAATTATCTGGTTGGACTGCGCCTAAAGATGTGATTTTAAAAGTAGCAGAGATATTAACAGCTAAAGGTGGTACTGGTGCTATTGTAGAATATTTTGGACCTGGTGCGACTTCAATGTCTTGTACAGGTAAAGGAACTATCTGTAATATGGGTGCTGAAATTGGGGCAACTACTTCAACTTTTGGATATGACGATTCAATGGAACGTTATTTACGTGCTACGGAAAGAGCAGATGTTGCAGATGAAGCTAACAAAATTAGACCATACTTAACTGCAGATGATGCAGTATATGAAAACCCTGAGCAATACTTCGACCAGGTTATAGATATCAATTTATCTGAATTAGGACCACTGTTAAATGGACCTTTCACACCAGATTTATCAACTTCTGTTGGTAAAGATATGACTGAAAAGGCAAAAGCTAACGATTGGCCTATTCAGGTAGAATGGGGATTAATAGGGTCTTGTACCAATTCATCTTACGAAGATTTATCTAGAGCCTCTTCTATAGCGCAACAAGCTTTAGATAAAGGTTTGAAGATGAAAGCTGAATTAGGTATAAACCCTGGTTCTGAACAAGTACGTTATACAGCTGAGCGTGATGGTATCTTAGGAATATTTGAAAACTTAGATGCAAAAATATTCACTAATGCTTGTGGACCATGTATTGGTCAATGGGCAAGATATAATGATCCTAAAAATGCACCTAAAAATAGTATAGTGCATTCGTTTAATAGAAACTTTGCTAAGCGTGCTGATGGAAATCCCAATACACATGCTTTTGTTGCATCGCCAGAGTTGACTGCTGCTATAGCAGTAGCTGGTCGTTTAGACTTTAATCCTTTAAAGGATAAATTAATAAACGAAAATGGTGAAGAAGTTATGTTCGATGAGCCGACAGGATGGGAATTACCGCCTAAAGGTTTCGATGTAAAGGATAATGGTTATTTAGAGCCTTTAGAAGATGGAAGTGGAGTTGTTGTATCTGTTAGTCCTACATCAGAGCGATTACAATTATTAGAACCATTTACTCCTATTGGAGATTCAATTACAGGTGCTAAATTATTAATTAAAGCTTTCGGAAAATGTACTACAGATCATATTTCTATGGCTGGTCCATGGTTGCGTTATAGAGGACATTTAGATAATATAGCAAACAATACGTTAATTGGTGCTGTTAATGCATTTGGTAAGAAAACAAATTTTGTTAAGAATCAATTAACAGGTGAATTTGGTGGAGTACCAGATACAGCAAGAGCATACAAAGCAGCTGGAATTAGATCTATTGTAGTTGGCGATCATAACTATGGTGAAGGCTCTTCTAGAGAACACGCAGCTATGCAGCCAAGACAATTAGGTGTTGCAGCCGTAATTGTTAAATCTTTTGCACGTATCCACGAAACCAATCTTAAAAAACAGGGGGTGTTAGGTTTAACTTTTGCTAACGAAGCTGATTATAATTTAATACAAGAAGATGATACATTTAACTTTTTAGATTTAAATGAGTTTGCACCAGATAAACAATTAAATCTTGAAGCTGTGCATGCTGATGGAAGTAAAGATGTTATTGTGTTAAATCATACGTATAACGATGCTCAAATAGAATGGTATAATGAAGGTTCGGCTCTTAATTTAATTAAGAAAGAGAACGCTTAA